Genomic window (Rathayibacter sp. VKM Ac-2760):
CCTGGCTGGTGGGCGCGAGCTTCGTCTTCCTCGAGGACCTCGGGGCCGAGCGCTACCGCACCGACACCGCCGACAACCGGCGGGCCCGGCGCCTGCGCACGCAGATGACGATCATCCGGCGGGTGGCCGTCGCCGCCGTCGTCGTGATCGCGATCGGCGCCTCACTGCTGACCTTCCCCGAGGCGCGGACCGCGGGCGCCTCCCTGCTCGCCTCGGCCGGTGTGCTCTCGATCGTCGCCGGCCTCGCCGCGCAGTCCAGCCTCACCAACATCTTCGCGGGGATGCAGCTCGCCTTCAGCGATGCGATCCGCCTCGACGACGTCGTCATCGTCGAGAGCGAGTGGGGCCGGATCGAGGAGATCACGCTGACCTACGTGGTCGTCCACCTCTGGGACGACCGGCGCCTGGTGCTGCCGACGAACTACTTCACCACCCAGCCGTTCCAGAACTGGACGCGCACCGGCTCCGAGCTGCTCGGCGCCGTCGAGCTCGACCTCGACTGGCGCGTGCGGCCCGAGGAGATGCGCACCGAGCTGCACCGCATCCTCGACGAGACGGACCTCTGGGACCAGCGGGTGAGTGTGCTGCAGGTCACCGACGCGGTCGGCGGCTACGTGCGCATCCGCGTCCTCGTCACCGCGAAGGACGCGCCGACGCTGTTCGATCTGCGTTGCTACGTGCGGGAGCGACTGGTCAGCTGGCTGCACGAGAGCGACCCCATCGCACTGCCGCGCCAGCGGGTCGAGATGCAGCACGAGGAGGCGGGCACGGCCCCCGCGCCGCGCAGTCACACGCGCTCGGCGCCGGACAACCTGTTCTCCGGCGACCGTGCCTCGAACGAGCGCGGCGCGCTCTTCACCGGCCTGATCGACCTGCGCGAGACGCCGAGGGGCGGGGCGCCCGAGCGCGACTGACGCTGCAGGGCCTAGCCGTCGCCCTCCGCGAAGGCGACCAGCGCCTCGGCGATCCGCGCGTCGGCCTCCTCGTGACCGATGGTGGCGGTGCCGTCACCCGGCTGCGGGCCGTACCAGCCGAAGTCGGCGTGGTTGGCGCCGGCGATCTCGACGAACTCCGCATCGGCGGGCAGCTGGTCGCTCGCCGCCGCGACCTTCGCCGGGGTGCTCAGCCCGTCCTCCGAGCCGCTCAGACTCAGGACCGGCAGAGCCGAGCCCGAGAGGTCGTTCGCGCAGTAGCTGCCGAGCAGCACGAGACCCGCCACCCCGGGGTCCTCGGCCCAGCGGCAGGCCACGACGCCGCCGAGGGAGTGGCCGCCGACCAGCCACTCGTCGACGCCGGGGCCCTGCGCCGTGAAGGTCTCGAGCGGGCGCAGGTCGAAGAACGCGAGGTTGAGGATCGGCCGCGTGATGACCACCGTGGCGCCCGCCTCGACCAGCGGGGAGAGCGTCGCCTCGTAGGAGGCCGCGTCGACCTTCGCCCCGGGGATGAAGACGAGCCCCGTGCCGGCCAGGGCGGTCGAGGCCTCGTCGGTCGGGGTCAGCACGATCGCGTTGTCGGTGCGCTCGACCGCGACGGCCGGGTCGGCGTCGACCCGCGCGAGCGCCGCCTCGTCCGGCCCCATCACGATCGAGGACCAGGTCAGGAAGCCGAGGACGGCGACGGCGAGCAGGCCGCCGAGGCTCAGGAGGACGATCCGGAGCGGCCTGCGCCGCCTCGTCGGCGTCGCGGCGCTCACCGGTGCGCCGCGATCGCGTCGGCGGCCTGGACGAGCGCGAGGTGCGAGAGGGCCTGCGGGGTGTTGCCCGCGTGCCGCTCGTTCTCCACGTCGTACTCCTCGGACAGCAGCCCGACGTCGTTGCACAGGCCGACCAGGCGGTCCATCAGCGCCCGCGCGTCGTCGATGCGGCCCGACGCGGCGTACTGCCGCACCAGCCAGAACGAGCAGGCGAGGAACGGGTGCTCGCCGCCGGCGAGGCCGTCGACCGACGACTCCGTGCGGTAGCGGTGCAGCAGGCCCTCGTGCATCAGCGCGCGCTCGAGCTCGGCGACCGTGCCGAGCATCCGCGGGTCGTCGGCGGCGACGAAGCCCACCATCGGCAGCACGAGCAGCGAGGCGTCCACCTCGCTCGAGCCGTAGGACTGCACGAAGTGCCCGCGCTCGGAGTCGAAGCCCTGCGCCTCGATCTCTGCGCGGACCGTGTCGCGGAGCCGCTCCCAGGTCTCCACGGGTCCGTCGAGGCCGTGCTCGCGGACGGCGCGCACGCCGCGATCGAGGGCGGCCCAGATCATCACGCGCGAGTGCGTGAAGTGCCGCGGCTCCCCGCGGATCTCCCAGATGCCGTTGTCGGGCCGCTGCCAGTTGCTCTCGACGAAGCCGAGCAGGGCGCGCTGCAGCGGCCAGGAGAACTCGGTCTCGTCGACGCCGGCCGAGCGCGCCTCGTGCAGGGCGACCATCACCTCGCCGATCACGTCGGCCTGGTACTGGTCGACCGCGGCGTTGCCGATGCGGACGGGCGACGCGCCGTCGTAGCCGGGCAGGCTCGGCATGGTCCGCTCGGCCAGATCGCGCTCACCCGCGAGGCCGTACATGATCTGCACGTCCTCCGGGGAGCCGGCGACGGCGCGGAGCAGCCAGGTGCGCCACTTCTGCGCCTCCTTCTCGAAGCCGTGCGCGAGCAGGGCCTCGAGGGTCAGCGAGGCGTCGCGCAGCCAGACGTAGCGGTAGTCCCAGTTGCGGCTGCCGCCGAACTCCTCGGGCAGCGACGTGGTGGCCGCGGCGACGATGCCGCCGGTCTGGTCGTCGGTGAGGGCGCGGAGGGTGAGCAGCGAGCGGACGACGGCGTCCCGGTAGGGGCCGTCGTAGCGGATGGTGCCCGCCCACTCCGTCCACCAGCGCACGGTGCGCTCGAGCGCCCGGTCGACGTCGAGCACCTTCGGCGCGCGCTGGTGCGAGGGGAACCACGCCATCGACAGGTCGACGGTCTCGCCGGGCGCGACGTCGAACTCGGCCGAGTGCACGTGGTCGGTCGCCGCGAGACGCACGCCGCGGACCACGACCGCGTCCGGACCGGCGACGGCCACGAGCAGCGGATCCGCCTCCGTCCCCTCCTGGCGCACCCACGGCATCGTGCGGGCGTAGTCGAACCGGATGCGCAGCTCCTGGCGCATCCGCACCGAGCCCGAGACCCCCTTCACGCGGCGGACCAGCTCGGCGCGCTCGTCGCGCAGCGGCATGACGTCGGTGACCTCGACGACGCCGCTCGCCGTGGTCCAGGTCGTGACCAGGGCGAGGCTGTCGCCGAGGTAGTGCCGCTCCGTGGTCGCCTCGGCGTCCACCGGGCGCAACGACCAGCGACCCTGATCGTCACCGCCCAGGAGCGCGCCGAAGATCGATGCGGAGTCGAAGCGGGGGAGGCAGAGCCAGTCGATGCCGCCGTCGCGCGAGACGAGGGCGGCGGTGCGGCAGTCGGAGAGGACGGCGTAGTCCTCGATCGGGGAGACCATGCGCTGATCCTCGCAGCAGAACGCTGGGCGCCGCCCGCGGCGGTCGCGCCGCGCCGCCGCGGTCCGCCGCCGTCAAGGCCGGGAAACGGTCGGCGGAGGCGCCGTAGGGTGTGGCCCATGCCTCAGTCGGTCTCCACGCTGCTCATCCTCGGTGCGACGGGCGACCTGTCCGCCCGCCTCCTCCTCCCCGCCGTCGGTCAGCTGCTGACCCGCGAGCCCGACCGCCGCCTGCACCTCGTCGGCGCAGGCCAGGAGGACTGGACGCAGGAGCACTGGCACGACGTCGTCGCCGGCTCGTTCGGCACCGAGGGCGCGGAGGGAGCGGCGATCGACGCGCTGGTCGCGGGCACGCGCTACCAGCAGGTCGACGTCACCGATCCGGAGGCGATGGCCGCGCTGCTCGCGAGCTGCGACGGACCGGTCGCGCTCTACTTCGCTCTGCCGCCCGCGGTCGCCGCGAAGGCCTGCGACGCACTCGCGGCGCACGACCTGCCGGAGGGCACCGTGCTCGCGCTCGAGAAGCCGTTCGGCACGGACGAGAAGAGCGCGCACGCGCTGAACGAGCGCGTCGCCGCCCTCGTGCCGGAGGACCGGGTGCACCGCGTCGACCACTTCCTCGGCCGCGCGACGGTGATGAACCTGCTCGGCCTGCGCTTCGCGAACCGGATCCTCGAGCCGCTCTGGTCCGCCGAGCACATCGAGAGCGTCGCGATCGTCTACGACGAGCAGCTCGGGCTGGAGGGGCGCGCGGGGTACTACGACGGCGCGGGCGCGCTGATCGACATGATCCAGAGCCACCTGCTGCAGGTGCTGGCGGTCGTCGCGATGGAGCCGCCGTCGACGCTCGGCGCGGCCGACCTGCGTGACGCCAAGGGCATCGTGCTGCGGGCGACCCGCCTGCGGGGCGACGACCTGACGGAGAGCTCGCGGCGGGCCCGCTACACCGCCGGCTCCGTCGACGGCCGGGAGCTGCCGGCCTACGCCGACG
Coding sequences:
- a CDS encoding glycoside hydrolase family 15 protein codes for the protein MVSPIEDYAVLSDCRTAALVSRDGGIDWLCLPRFDSASIFGALLGGDDQGRWSLRPVDAEATTERHYLGDSLALVTTWTTASGVVEVTDVMPLRDERAELVRRVKGVSGSVRMRQELRIRFDYARTMPWVRQEGTEADPLLVAVAGPDAVVVRGVRLAATDHVHSAEFDVAPGETVDLSMAWFPSHQRAPKVLDVDRALERTVRWWTEWAGTIRYDGPYRDAVVRSLLTLRALTDDQTGGIVAAATTSLPEEFGGSRNWDYRYVWLRDASLTLEALLAHGFEKEAQKWRTWLLRAVAGSPEDVQIMYGLAGERDLAERTMPSLPGYDGASPVRIGNAAVDQYQADVIGEVMVALHEARSAGVDETEFSWPLQRALLGFVESNWQRPDNGIWEIRGEPRHFTHSRVMIWAALDRGVRAVREHGLDGPVETWERLRDTVRAEIEAQGFDSERGHFVQSYGSSEVDASLLVLPMVGFVAADDPRMLGTVAELERALMHEGLLHRYRTESSVDGLAGGEHPFLACSFWLVRQYAASGRIDDARALMDRLVGLCNDVGLLSEEYDVENERHAGNTPQALSHLALVQAADAIAAHR
- a CDS encoding mechanosensitive ion channel domain-containing protein, producing MPEDALQEVGSIALAVLIAVVIAVVVTAIVALIVRSIGKRKTWARLLIRRARIPFRVLLLTIAVWAALAATVSGDTWPGLVDRIFQIATIGAAAWLVGASFVFLEDLGAERYRTDTADNRRARRLRTQMTIIRRVAVAAVVVIAIGASLLTFPEARTAGASLLASAGVLSIVAGLAAQSSLTNIFAGMQLAFSDAIRLDDVVIVESEWGRIEEITLTYVVVHLWDDRRLVLPTNYFTTQPFQNWTRTGSELLGAVELDLDWRVRPEEMRTELHRILDETDLWDQRVSVLQVTDAVGGYVRIRVLVTAKDAPTLFDLRCYVRERLVSWLHESDPIALPRQRVEMQHEEAGTAPAPRSHTRSAPDNLFSGDRASNERGALFTGLIDLRETPRGGAPERD
- a CDS encoding alpha/beta hydrolase gives rise to the protein MSAATPTRRRRPLRIVLLSLGGLLAVAVLGFLTWSSIVMGPDEAALARVDADPAVAVERTDNAIVLTPTDEASTALAGTGLVFIPGAKVDAASYEATLSPLVEAGATVVITRPILNLAFFDLRPLETFTAQGPGVDEWLVGGHSLGGVVACRWAEDPGVAGLVLLGSYCANDLSGSALPVLSLSGSEDGLSTPAKVAAASDQLPADAEFVEIAGANHADFGWYGPQPGDGTATIGHEEADARIAEALVAFAEGDG
- a CDS encoding glucose-6-phosphate dehydrogenase; this translates as MPQSVSTLLILGATGDLSARLLLPAVGQLLTREPDRRLHLVGAGQEDWTQEHWHDVVAGSFGTEGAEGAAIDALVAGTRYQQVDVTDPEAMAALLASCDGPVALYFALPPAVAAKACDALAAHDLPEGTVLALEKPFGTDEKSAHALNERVAALVPEDRVHRVDHFLGRATVMNLLGLRFANRILEPLWSAEHIESVAIVYDEQLGLEGRAGYYDGAGALIDMIQSHLLQVLAVVAMEPPSTLGAADLRDAKGIVLRATRLRGDDLTESSRRARYTAGSVDGRELPAYADEKGVDPSRKTETLAELTVEIDTWRWAGVPFTLRSGKALGERRREIVIRFKPVPHLPAGFHGTADASVLRLFLAPDQMALELNINGPGDPYTLERASLEATFGAGELLAYGEVISGILDDDPSLSVRGDAAEECWRIVQPAIDAWRADDVPLDEYAAGSDGPEAWPAV